A region from the Dysidea avara chromosome 15, odDysAvar1.4, whole genome shotgun sequence genome encodes:
- the LOC136245526 gene encoding ubiquitin-conjugating enzyme E2 L3-like, whose protein sequence is MAESRGRAANTWYTACSRDQHERDFREKMAATRRLQRELEDMRKAPSKHFTNIEVEESNILNWKGLVVPELEPYNKGAFKIEIVFPAEYPFRPPKITFQTKIYHPNVDEKGQVCLPIIAPENWKPATKTDQIVESLVALVHAPEPEHPLRGELAELYTKDHKTFLKNAEEFTKEHAEKRP, encoded by the exons ATGGCGGAGTCACGTGGGCGTGCCGCGAACACGTGGTATACAGCCTGCTCGCGTGATCAACACGAAAGGGATTTTCGAGAAAAAATGGCTGCTACTCGAAGACTGCAGAGA GAACTAGAGGACATGAGGAAGGCTCCCTCTAAACACTTCACAAATATTGAAGTGGAAGAGTCGAACATATTAAACTGGAAAGGATTAGTCGTGCCG GAATTGGAGCCATACAATAAAGGAGCGTTTAAGATAGAAATAGTGTTCCCAGCAGAATATCCTTTCAGGCCACCAAAG ATAACATTCCAGACAAAGATATACCATCCTAATGTTGATGAGAAGGGACAAGTTTGTCTGCCAATTATTGCCCCTGAGAACTGGAAACCTGCTACTAAAACTGATCAAA TTGTAGAATCTCTGGTGGCACTGGTACATGCCCCTGAACCGGAGCACCCTTTGAGAGGAGAACTAGCAGAGTTGTATACTAAGGATCACAAGACATTCCTGAAGAATGCTGAGGAATTTACTAAAGAACATGCTGAGAAGCGACCATGA
- the LOC136245527 gene encoding ubiquitin-conjugating enzyme E2 L3-like — protein MAATRRLQKELGDIRKANPKYFRNIVVDEANILYWQGLIVPELAPYNKAAFKIEITFPAEYPFRPPKILFLTKIYHPNVDEKGQVCLPIIAPENWKPATKTDQVIDSLVGLIHAPEPEHPLRGDIAEEYTKDHKKFMKNAEDHAKRHGEKRPSD, from the exons ATGGCGGCGACTAGACGATTGCAGAAA GAGTTGGGCGATATTAGGAAGGCTAACCCGAAGTATTTCCGCAACATCGTGGTCGATGAGGCCAACATACTCTACTGGCAAGGACTTATTGTACCC GAGCTGGCCCCTTACAACAAAGCAGCCTTCAAGATAGAGATCACATTTCCAGCTGAGTATCCCTTCAGACCTCCTAAG ATCCTTTTCTTGACAAAGATATACCATCCTAATGTTGATGAGAAGGGACAAGTTTGTCTGCCAATTATTGCCCCTGAAAACTGGAAACCTGCTACTAAAACTGATCAAG TGATTGATTCATTAGTTGGTCTAATACATGCCCCTGAGCCGGAACATCCATTAAGGGGAGACATTGCTGAGGAGTACACGAAGGACCACAAGAAATTCATGAAGAACGCAGAGGACCATGCAAAAAGGCACGGAGAGAAGCGACCATCAGACTAG